A single window of Anopheles moucheti chromosome 2, idAnoMoucSN_F20_07, whole genome shotgun sequence DNA harbors:
- the LOC128297161 gene encoding dynamin isoform X5: protein MESLIPIVNKLQDAFTQMGVHMQLDLPQIAVVGGQSAGKSSVLENFVGRDFLPRGSGIVTRRPLILQLINGTVEFGEFLHQKGKKYANFEEIRQEIEAETDRITGSNKGISNIPINLRVYSPHVLNLTLIDLPGLTKVPIGDQPADIENQIKGMIFQFIRKETCLILAVTPANTDLANSDALKLAKEVDPQGVRTIGVITKLDLMDEGTDARDILENKLLPLRRGYIGVVNRSQKDIEGRKDIHAALAAERKFFLSHPSYRHIADRLGTPYLQKVLNQQLTNHIRDTLPALRDRLQKQMLTLEKDVDQYKHFRPDDPSIKTKAMLQMIQQLQSDFERTIEGSGSALVNTNELSGGAKINRIFHERLRFEIVKMSCDEKELRREISFAIRNIHGIRVGLFTPDMAFEAIVKKQISQLKEPILKCVDLTVLELSNVVRICTDKMARYPRLRDETERIITTHIRQCEQKSKEQMMLLIDYELAYMNTNHEDFIGFANAQSKTENAVKSGTRNLGSQVIRKGHMCIQNLGIMKGGSRPYWFVLTSESISWFKDEDEKEKKFMLPLDGLKLRDIEQGFMSRRHTFGLFNPDGRNVYKDYKQLELSCESTDDVDSWKASFLRAGVYPEKDTPANGDETEAEESNESGPTGQSLDPQLERQVETIRNLVESYMRIVTKTTRDMVPKAIMMLIINNTKDFINGELLAHLYASGDQASMMEESADEAQKREEMLRMYHACKEALRIIGDVSMATFSTPVPPPVKNDWLSSGLDNPRLSPPSPGGPRKAAPQQQGSLGSMGAPAGRGPPPAPASARPAPAIPNRPGGGAAPPLPGGRPGGQALPAPLIPSRPAQNAPPRLPERPYNAMGRP from the exons ATGGAGTCACTGATTCCGATCGTGAACAAGCTGCAGGATGCATTTACCCAGATGGGGGTGCATATGCAGCTTGACCTGCCACAGATAGCGGTGGTTGGTGGCCAGTCAGCAGGAAAATCATCTGTGCTGGAAAACTTTGTCGGAAG ggATTTTCTTCCCCGAGGATCTGGCATTGTTACGCGACGGCCATTGATTTTACAGCTTATCAATGGAACTGTGG AATTTGGAGAGTTCCTTCATCAGAAGGGCAAAAAGTATGCCAACTTTGAGGAAATTCGACAGGAGATCGAGGCGGAAACCGATCGCATCACCGGCAGCAATAAGGGCATCTCGAACATACCGATTAATCTTCGAGTGTACTCACCGCATG TACTCAACTTGACGCTGATCGATTTGCCCGGTCTGACCAAGGTGCCGATCGGCGATCAACCGGCCGATATCGAGAATCAAATCAAAGGCATGATCTTTCAATTCATTCGTAAGGAAACTTGCCTTATTTTGGCGGTCACGCCTGCCAACACCGATTTGGCCAACAGCGATGCACTAAAGCTGGCCAAAGAGGTCGATCCGCAGGGTGTACGAACGATTGGTGTCATCACCAAGCTGGATCTGATGGACGAGGGTACTGATGCGCGCGATATTCTCGAAAATaagctgctgccgttgcgccGTGGCTATATCGGCGTGGTGAACCGTTCGCAGAAGGATATCGAAGGACGGAAGGACATTCACGCTGCATTGGCTGCCGAGCGCAAGTTCTTCCTGAGCCATCCGAGCTATCGGCACATTGCTGATCGGCTCGGTACGCCGTACTTGCAGAAGGTGCTCAATCAACAGCTGACCAATCATATCCGCGACACGCTGCCGGCGCTCCGTGATCGACTACAGAAGCAAATGCTCACCCTGGAGAAGGATGTTGATCAATACAAACATTTCCGCCCAGATGATCCTAGTATCAAAACGAAGGCTATGCTGCA AATGATCCAGCAGCTGCAGTCAGATTTTGAGCGCACAATTGAAGGTTCCGGTTCGGCGCTAGTCAACACGAACGAACTTTCAGGCGGTGCCAAGATTAACAGAATTTTCCACGAACGATTGCGCTTCGAGATCGTCAAGATGTCCTGCGATGAGAAGGAACTGCGGCGTGAGATTTCGTTCGCCATTCGCAACATTCACGGTATTCGTGTCGGTTTGTTCACACCCGACATGGCGTTCGAAGCGATCGTCAAGAAACAAATTTCACAGCTCAAGGAACCGATCCTGAAGTGCGTCGATTTGACCGTTTTGGAGCTGTCCAATGTTGTCAGAATTTGTACCGACAAG ATGGCTCGTTATCCGCGTTTGCGTGACGAAACGGAACGCATCATTACGACGCATATTCGTCAGTGCGAACAAAAGTCCAAAGAGCAGATGATGCTACTGATTGACTATGAGCTGGCCTACATGAACACCAACCACGAAGATTTCATTGGCTTCGCAAA CGCTCAAAGCAAAACTGAAAACGCGGTCAAGAGTGGTACTCGCAACCTCGGTTCGCAAGTTATCCGCAAAGGACACATGTGCATTCAAAACCTGGGCATCATGAAAGGCGGTTCGAGACCGTACTGGTTTGTGTTGACCTCCGAGAGTATCTCGTGGTTCAAGGATGAAGATGAGAAGGAGAAGAAGTTTATGTTGCCCCTGGACGGGCTTAAGCTGCGTGACATCGAGCAAGGTTTCATGTCCCGGCGACACACATTCGGTCTCTTTAATCCCGATGGGCGTAACGTTTACAAG GATTACAAACAATTGGAACTGTCTTGCGAAAGTACTGATGATGTGGATTCatggaaagcatccttccTAAGGGCTGGCGTATACCCGGAAAAGGATACTCCCGCCAACGGAGATGAG ACGGAAGCGGAg GAGAGCAATGAAAGTGGCCCCACTGGACAGTCCCTCGATCCGCAGTTGGAACGACAGGTCGAGACGATACGCAATCTCGTGGAGTCCTACATGCGCATCGTAACAAAAACTACACGTGACATGGTTCCGAAAGCTATAATGATGTTGATCATTAACAATACCAAGGATTTCATCAACGGTGAGCTGTTGGCGCATTTGTACGCCTCCGGAGATCAG GCCTCAATGATGGAAGAAAGCGCGGATGAAGCACAAAAGCGGGAAGAAATGTTGCGAATGTATCACGCCTGCAAGGAAGCACTGCGCATTATTG GTGACGTTTCAATGGCTACATTTTCAACGCCCGTACCACCGCCGGTGAAAAATGATTGGCTGTCGAGCGGCCTGGACAATCCGCGACTGTCACCACCGAGTCCAGGCGGTCCGCGTAAAGCAGCACCACAGCAGCAG GGTTCGCTTGGCTCGATGGGAGCTCCGGCTGGCCGGGGACCACCACCCGCACCCGCTAGTGCACGGCCGGCTCCGGCAATACCGAACAGGCCGGGAGGTGGAGCAGCCCCACCTCTACCTGGTGGACgtccaggtggccaagcgctACCAGCTCCATTGATTCCATC
- the LOC128297161 gene encoding dynamin isoform X4: protein MESLIPIVNKLQDAFTQMGVHMQLDLPQIAVVGGQSAGKSSVLENFVGRDFLPRGSGIVTRRPLILQLINGTVEFGEFLHQKGKKYANFEEIRQEIEAETDRITGSNKGISNIPINLRVYSPHVLNLTLIDLPGLTKVPIGDQPADIENQIKGMIFQFIRKETCLILAVTPANTDLANSDALKLAKEVDPQGVRTIGVITKLDLMDEGTDARDILENKLLPLRRGYIGVVNRSQKDIEGRKDIHAALAAERKFFLSHPSYRHIADRLGTPYLQKVLNQQLTNHIRDTLPALRDRLQKQMLTLEKDVDQYKHFRPDDPSIKTKAMLQMIQQLQSDFERTIEGSGSALVNTNELSGGAKINRIFHERLRFEIVKMSCDEKELRREISFAIRNIHGIRVGLFTPDMAFEAIVKKQISQLKEPILKCVDLTVLELSNVVRICTDKMARYPRLRDETERIITTHIRQCEQKSKEQMMLLIDYELAYMNTNHEDFIGFANAQSKTENAVKSGTRNLGSQVIRKGHMCIQNLGIMKGGSRPYWFVLTSESISWFKDEDEKEKKFMLPLDGLKLRDIEQGFMSRRHTFGLFNPDGRNVYKDYKQLELSCESTDDVDSWKASFLRAGVYPEKDTPANGDEESNESGPTGQSLDPQLERQVETIRNLVESYMRIVTKTTRDMVPKAIMMLIINNTKDFINGELLAHLYASGDQASMMEESADEAQKREEMLRMYHACKEALRIIGDVSMATFSTPVPPPVKNDWLSSGLDNPRLSPPSPGGPRKAAPQQQGSLGSMGAPAGRGPPPAPASARPAPAIPNRPGGGAAPPLPGGRPGGQALPAPLIPSRPGGSAAGMVQMLPASTRQQINQQVGQAVTNAAMNELSNVFASKFK, encoded by the exons ATGGAGTCACTGATTCCGATCGTGAACAAGCTGCAGGATGCATTTACCCAGATGGGGGTGCATATGCAGCTTGACCTGCCACAGATAGCGGTGGTTGGTGGCCAGTCAGCAGGAAAATCATCTGTGCTGGAAAACTTTGTCGGAAG ggATTTTCTTCCCCGAGGATCTGGCATTGTTACGCGACGGCCATTGATTTTACAGCTTATCAATGGAACTGTGG AATTTGGAGAGTTCCTTCATCAGAAGGGCAAAAAGTATGCCAACTTTGAGGAAATTCGACAGGAGATCGAGGCGGAAACCGATCGCATCACCGGCAGCAATAAGGGCATCTCGAACATACCGATTAATCTTCGAGTGTACTCACCGCATG TACTCAACTTGACGCTGATCGATTTGCCCGGTCTGACCAAGGTGCCGATCGGCGATCAACCGGCCGATATCGAGAATCAAATCAAAGGCATGATCTTTCAATTCATTCGTAAGGAAACTTGCCTTATTTTGGCGGTCACGCCTGCCAACACCGATTTGGCCAACAGCGATGCACTAAAGCTGGCCAAAGAGGTCGATCCGCAGGGTGTACGAACGATTGGTGTCATCACCAAGCTGGATCTGATGGACGAGGGTACTGATGCGCGCGATATTCTCGAAAATaagctgctgccgttgcgccGTGGCTATATCGGCGTGGTGAACCGTTCGCAGAAGGATATCGAAGGACGGAAGGACATTCACGCTGCATTGGCTGCCGAGCGCAAGTTCTTCCTGAGCCATCCGAGCTATCGGCACATTGCTGATCGGCTCGGTACGCCGTACTTGCAGAAGGTGCTCAATCAACAGCTGACCAATCATATCCGCGACACGCTGCCGGCGCTCCGTGATCGACTACAGAAGCAAATGCTCACCCTGGAGAAGGATGTTGATCAATACAAACATTTCCGCCCAGATGATCCTAGTATCAAAACGAAGGCTATGCTGCA AATGATCCAGCAGCTGCAGTCAGATTTTGAGCGCACAATTGAAGGTTCCGGTTCGGCGCTAGTCAACACGAACGAACTTTCAGGCGGTGCCAAGATTAACAGAATTTTCCACGAACGATTGCGCTTCGAGATCGTCAAGATGTCCTGCGATGAGAAGGAACTGCGGCGTGAGATTTCGTTCGCCATTCGCAACATTCACGGTATTCGTGTCGGTTTGTTCACACCCGACATGGCGTTCGAAGCGATCGTCAAGAAACAAATTTCACAGCTCAAGGAACCGATCCTGAAGTGCGTCGATTTGACCGTTTTGGAGCTGTCCAATGTTGTCAGAATTTGTACCGACAAG ATGGCTCGTTATCCGCGTTTGCGTGACGAAACGGAACGCATCATTACGACGCATATTCGTCAGTGCGAACAAAAGTCCAAAGAGCAGATGATGCTACTGATTGACTATGAGCTGGCCTACATGAACACCAACCACGAAGATTTCATTGGCTTCGCAAA CGCTCAAAGCAAAACTGAAAACGCGGTCAAGAGTGGTACTCGCAACCTCGGTTCGCAAGTTATCCGCAAAGGACACATGTGCATTCAAAACCTGGGCATCATGAAAGGCGGTTCGAGACCGTACTGGTTTGTGTTGACCTCCGAGAGTATCTCGTGGTTCAAGGATGAAGATGAGAAGGAGAAGAAGTTTATGTTGCCCCTGGACGGGCTTAAGCTGCGTGACATCGAGCAAGGTTTCATGTCCCGGCGACACACATTCGGTCTCTTTAATCCCGATGGGCGTAACGTTTACAAG GATTACAAACAATTGGAACTGTCTTGCGAAAGTACTGATGATGTGGATTCatggaaagcatccttccTAAGGGCTGGCGTATACCCGGAAAAGGATACTCCCGCCAACGGAGATGAG GAGAGCAATGAAAGTGGCCCCACTGGACAGTCCCTCGATCCGCAGTTGGAACGACAGGTCGAGACGATACGCAATCTCGTGGAGTCCTACATGCGCATCGTAACAAAAACTACACGTGACATGGTTCCGAAAGCTATAATGATGTTGATCATTAACAATACCAAGGATTTCATCAACGGTGAGCTGTTGGCGCATTTGTACGCCTCCGGAGATCAG GCCTCAATGATGGAAGAAAGCGCGGATGAAGCACAAAAGCGGGAAGAAATGTTGCGAATGTATCACGCCTGCAAGGAAGCACTGCGCATTATTG GTGACGTTTCAATGGCTACATTTTCAACGCCCGTACCACCGCCGGTGAAAAATGATTGGCTGTCGAGCGGCCTGGACAATCCGCGACTGTCACCACCGAGTCCAGGCGGTCCGCGTAAAGCAGCACCACAGCAGCAG GGTTCGCTTGGCTCGATGGGAGCTCCGGCTGGCCGGGGACCACCACCCGCACCCGCTAGTGCACGGCCGGCTCCGGCAATACCGAACAGGCCGGGAGGTGGAGCAGCCCCACCTCTACCTGGTGGACgtccaggtggccaagcgctACCAGCTCCATTGATTCCATC